One Arcobacter arenosus DNA window includes the following coding sequences:
- the pfkB gene encoding 1-phosphofructokinase has protein sequence MLDVLTVTLNPAIDQTVNINDFKIDNVNRVEKLQNSAAGKGVNVASYLASSDLKVGATGFLGSKNCEIFEEFFKKQNIENRFIYLDTQTRVNVKIVDSKNKTVTDVNQMGFEIDEENLNKLEKKLFSKKEASWYVFSGSLPKGIDNNIYEKWIKKAHDLGVKVAFDASGEALIYGIKAKPELIKPNNHELSQLLSKNISCDIKEILPIARDLINDGIETVCVSMGEKGSLIVNKKEAFHAVALKAEVNTTVGAGDALLSGLVYSKINKLSLEESIKLASTYSLNALKTIGAYLSSKEELKKLSNDLDIMPISLD, from the coding sequence ATGTTAGATGTATTAACAGTAACATTAAACCCAGCAATTGATCAAACAGTAAATATTAATGATTTTAAAATTGATAATGTAAATAGGGTTGAAAAACTCCAAAATAGTGCGGCTGGAAAAGGTGTAAATGTAGCTTCATATTTAGCAAGTTCAGATTTAAAAGTTGGAGCAACGGGTTTTTTAGGTTCAAAGAACTGCGAGATTTTTGAAGAGTTTTTTAAAAAACAAAATATAGAAAATAGGTTTATATATTTAGATACTCAAACTAGAGTGAATGTTAAAATTGTTGATTCAAAAAACAAAACAGTTACTGATGTAAATCAAATGGGTTTTGAAATAGACGAAGAGAATTTAAATAAATTAGAGAAAAAACTTTTTTCAAAAAAAGAAGCCTCATGGTATGTTTTTTCAGGAAGTTTACCAAAGGGAATAGATAATAATATATATGAAAAATGGATAAAAAAAGCCCACGATTTAGGTGTAAAAGTTGCCTTTGATGCAAGTGGTGAGGCTTTGATATATGGTATAAAAGCAAAACCTGAATTAATAAAACCAAATAATCATGAACTTTCACAACTTTTATCAAAAAATATTTCATGTGATATAAAAGAGATTTTACCTATAGCAAGAGATTTAATTAATGATGGAATTGAAACTGTATGTGTTTCTATGGGTGAAAAGGGTTCTTTAATTGTAAATAAAAAAGAAGCTTTCCATGCTGTAGCATTAAAAGCTGAGGTTAATACAACAGTTGGTGCAGGGGATGCTTTACTTTCAGGACTTGTATATTCAAAAATAAATAAATTGTCTTTAGAAGAGAGTATTAAACTTGCATCAACTTATTCATTAAATGCATTAAAAACTATAGGTGCCTACCTATCATCCAAGGAGGAGTTGAAAAAACTAAGTAATGATCTTGACATTATGCCAATAAGTTTGGATTAA
- a CDS encoding fructose-specific PTS transporter subunit EIIC, whose protein sequence is MAKIVAITACPTGIAHTFMAASALEKIAADNGHEIKVETQGSVGAKNTLTEEEISNADVVLIAADTHVEMTRFEGKKYYETSTGEAIKNTNEVISSALASTTVHSNSGKDSSVLKEQVAEIKSERKAQTTGAYKHLLTGVSYMLPVVVAGGLLIALSFIFGIEAFKEKGTLAAALMDIGGGAAFHIMVAVLSGYIAFSIADRPGLAPGLIGGMLASNIAAGFLGGIVAGFLAGYVTKWIVENIKLPENFEGLMPVLVVPLLATLVVGLVMIYIVGGPVGYINDSLKNFLESMSGSNAVLVGLIIGLMMAFDMGGPVNKAAYTVSVGLLASGVTGPIAAAMAAGMTPPLGIFIATMIAKNRFEKSELQAGKAAGVLGICFITEGAIPFAVKDPLRVIPSLMAGSAVAGAMSMAFGCKLAAPHGGIFVLAIPNAVTNLAMYGLSIAAGALVTAIMLMILKKPIPS, encoded by the coding sequence ATGGCAAAAATTGTGGCAATTACAGCTTGTCCTACAGGTATAGCACATACATTTATGGCAGCTTCCGCATTAGAGAAGATTGCAGCTGACAATGGACATGAAATAAAAGTAGAAACACAAGGTTCAGTTGGAGCAAAAAATACACTAACTGAAGAGGAAATTTCAAATGCAGATGTTGTATTAATTGCAGCAGATACTCATGTTGAAATGACAAGATTTGAAGGTAAAAAATATTATGAAACTTCAACAGGTGAAGCAATAAAAAATACTAATGAGGTAATTAGTAGTGCACTTGCCTCAACAACAGTTCACTCAAATAGTGGTAAAGATTCATCTGTATTAAAAGAGCAAGTAGCAGAGATTAAAAGTGAAAGAAAAGCACAAACTACGGGTGCATATAAACATCTTTTAACTGGCGTATCATATATGCTTCCAGTTGTTGTTGCTGGTGGACTTTTAATTGCATTATCATTTATTTTTGGTATTGAAGCTTTTAAAGAAAAAGGTACATTAGCAGCAGCTTTAATGGATATTGGAGGTGGTGCAGCTTTCCATATTATGGTAGCAGTTCTTTCTGGATATATTGCCTTTTCTATTGCTGATAGACCTGGACTTGCCCCTGGACTTATTGGTGGTATGTTAGCTTCTAATATAGCTGCTGGTTTCTTAGGTGGTATTGTTGCTGGTTTTTTAGCAGGTTATGTAACAAAATGGATTGTTGAAAATATCAAACTACCTGAAAACTTTGAAGGATTAATGCCTGTATTAGTTGTACCATTGCTAGCAACTTTAGTTGTTGGTTTAGTGATGATTTATATTGTTGGTGGACCAGTTGGATATATCAATGATTCATTAAAAAATTTCCTAGAGAGTATGAGTGGTTCAAATGCTGTTTTAGTTGGACTTATTATTGGTCTGATGATGGCTTTTGATATGGGAGGACCTGTTAATAAAGCAGCATATACTGTATCAGTTGGATTACTTGCAAGTGGTGTTACCGGACCAATTGCTGCAGCAATGGCAGCTGGTATGACTCCGCCCCTTGGTATTTTTATAGCAACAATGATTGCAAAAAATAGATTTGAAAAATCTGAACTACAAGCTGGAAAAGCAGCAGGTGTTTTAGGTATTTGTTTTATTACTGAAGGTGCTATTCCTTTTGCCGTAAAAGACCCATTAAGAGTTATCCCATCTCTAATGGCTGGTTCTGCAGTTGCTGGTGCTATGAGTATGGCATTTGGTTGTAAATTAGCAGCTCCACATGGAGGTATTTTTGTACTTGCAATTCCAAATGCAGTTACAAATTTAGCAATGTATGGATTATCAATTGCAGCAGGTGCATTAGTTACTGCTATTATGTTAATGATTCTTAAAAAACCAATACCTTCTTAA